Proteins co-encoded in one Dendropsophus ebraccatus isolate aDenEbr1 chromosome 9, aDenEbr1.pat, whole genome shotgun sequence genomic window:
- the LOC138800570 gene encoding up-regulator of cell proliferation-like → MDLDGEDAYFGGLFLEPEEAEKENNPPNEDSPLTAVIQAWAPDHKKPDQSLEEMISNIILMPYLPGFTCDTNTKPFDKKLKELNMESFIFSKLSLTDVLKIGQEDLKRIVPQRMEEVPWCFLQNLMTLNSSARNKRFDQSRNTKLSSQQEEDMDFIDDEMENPSSVHPLDILCVLLHCSDSFLQQEIVTKMSMCQFALPLLLPAVDGPDSTFMLWVMRDIVKRWRPHSMVNSKGCREDNLVNIPMPVFSFVRLGKSNLSKSRILNCVLSSSQRHHDFFVHQNMDGANILREISDGFVEIAWFFPGGQENLDIFPDPIAVTNLRGDLESNWEQFSLLTRVSTAVFIFIESMDEKQYNLLANIEETNTNYFIIIAPSSRCISGETQTYVKMLYPTLKMNRKHILVKNSAVNDAELVKKIQIIITDLIKSSSYYFTLEEMSHIAEDLGILVDESSEDHQNTRKLALEVTKDIKDVVQYKNETMRLQGDLWRQLAKTEKEICRMKGLGSGNAENYKTKLAKKCSELRKQQRELGVPQGIVRFLSAIMDLTHSEKRYFLRWMKLYLDSISRKHMSSIQTEYREYYYNLSANADKLKDLDQILLNSSLGVEHFIREVAQIYEAQCVAAKNCMGYENSLYQIPGIAADLFLEGTPLELIDGDVSNIPLQWITDVLTELDRKTGGQCGMRVITVLGVQSTGKSTLLNTMFGLQFPVASGRCTRGAFMTLIKVKDNFQDDIGCEFVLVIDTEGLKAPELSSLDDGYEHDNELATLVVGLSDITIVNMAMENTAEMKDILQIVVHAFLRMKEVGKKPNCQFVHQNVSDVSAHDKNMRDRKKLLEQLDEMTKVASRMEEKNVEKFSDVMDYEPEEHSWYVPGLWHGVPPMASVNTGYSENIFELRRHLFEIMRKQQRSRSSQKITDFIKWIKSLWNAVKYENFIFSFRNSLVAEAYNQLTVRYSELEWKFRKAMYRWMIEAENEISNQSASELEAETWSGIKDDMQQALQQEEKGMLEEMEKYFESGNKYVHLLERYKEDFMKSVLTLRNEIEYNLEMKCEEAIRIQRGKHQIQFVQSSYLKIIEEKATSLLDTCKSIKSQLSNEELESEFEKMWSETVSGLQLSSLKKHNVSREMVEQLRKDMRHKAGYINEKLNDIQSVDGYGQNGLSLDKKYVQLSYYENMPETTLAKYWNKVSDLMASLKDQCSLHVTEQVNTMKDYHQTYSQELLNIINERLNKNDIKGLHLTPLFELDLKLYLLGQAAPLFQTKHNVFFQENNMRFYLDNLKPQYFSMFRNVYQEKDESLLRAQRFCEVCLKPSLTDYMYKNLGGEIVNDILTSGDSIQYSSRTFFQYTLLKELLENSDFTQYVKYNNHYETFVKTWIVKYITKRYKESTSLESLRSNILVSITKKIKQVLKHPKVTETASVSQCLKTFCAMLKKDLVIAQNEMKVIAFQNNASPIKFTADIETFLGEVEKELITEIKHFTVDYVLSKSLVKPQDELFKKVFGCGKQCPFCKVPCEAGAASHKEHFASVHRPQGLGTYRSIESKVLSHSICSTDVVSNTTFLNSDTEWKPRLFKEYRKFYPDWSIQPDPTIGASDYWKFVFMKYNKQFSDYYNAKPGELPEEWSLITKEQALQSLKDTFNMR, encoded by the exons ATGGATCTCGATGGGGAGGACGCCTATTTCGGTGGCCTGTTCCTAGAGCCAGAAGAAGCAGAAAAGGAAAACAATCCCCCAAATGAAGACAGTCCACTAACAGCGGTTATACAGGCCTGGGCCCCCGACCATAAGAAGCCTGACCAGAGCCTGGAGGAGATGATCTCTAACATTATACTGATGCCGTACCTGCCCGGATTTACATGCGACA CAAACACAAAGCCATTTGATAAAAAGTTGAAGGAACTAAACATGGAAAGCTTCATATTTTCAAAGCTCAGTCTCACTGACGTCTTGAAGATCGGACAAGAAGATCTAAAGAGGATTGTACCACAGAGGATGGAAGAGGTTCCTTGGTGCTTCCTACAGAACCTCATGACGCTAAACAGCAGCGCAAGGAACAAAAGATTTGACCAATCTCGGAATACAAAACTAAGCTCACAGCAGGAGGAGGATATGGATTTTATAGATGATGAGATGGAAAATCCAAGCTCTGTCCACCCCCTGGACATCCTGTGTGTTCTCCTTCATTGCTCCGACAGCTTCTTGCAGCAAGAGATTGTGACCAAAATGTCCATGTGTCAGTTTGCCCTCCCTCTGCTTCTCCCAGCCGTGGATGGCCCGGACAGCACCTTCATGTTGTGGGTAATGAGGGATATTGTGAAGCGATGGAGACCTCACTCCATGGTGAACAGCAAAGGATGCCGAGAAGACAACCTGGTGAACATTCCCATGCCAGTCTTCTCTTTCGTCAGGCTCGGAAAAAGCAATTTGTCCAAGTCGAGAATTCTAAACTGTGTTCTAAGTTCGTCTCAACGACATCACGATTTCTTTGTCCATCAGAATATGGACGGTGCAAATATTTTAAGGGAAATATCTGATGGATTTGTGGAGATTGCTTGGTTCTTTCCTGGAGGCCAAGAAAACCTGGACATATTTCCAGATCCAATTGCAGTGACCAACCTGCGAGGGGACCTTGAGTCCAACTGGGAACAGTTTAGCTTGCTAACCAGGGTGTCTACAGCAGTATTCATCTTCATTGAGAGTATGGATGAGAAGCAGTACAACTTGTTAGCAAACATAGAGGAAACAAACACAAACTACTTCATTATCATCGCTCCATCATCTAGATGTATAAGCGGGGAGACCCAAACATATGTCAAGATGTTGTATCCAACACTAAAAATGAACAGAAAACACATCTTGGTAAAGAACAGTGCAGTAAACGATGCGGAACTGGTCAAAAAAATACAGATAATTATTACAGATCTGATCAAATCTTCTTCTTACTATTTTACTCTGGAGGAGATGTCACATATTGCGGAAGATCTTGGGATACTTGTGGACGAGAGCTCAGAGGATCATCAGAACACTCGGAAACTTGCTCTGGAAGTTACAAAAGACATAAAGGATGTTGTTCAATATAAAAATGAAACTATGAGGCTTCAAGGAGATCTATGGCGGCAGCTGGCCAAAACTGAGAAGGAAATCTGTAGGATGAAAGGACTGGGCAGCGGGAATGCAGAGAACTACAAAACAAAACTGGCCAAGAAATGTTCAGAACTAAGAAAGCAACAAAGAGAACTTGGTGTCCCCCAGGGAATAGTCAGGTTCCTCAGCGCAATCATGGACTTGACCCATAGTGAGAAACGCTACTTCTTGAGGTGGATGAAGCTCTACCTTGACTCCATCTCTCGGAAACACATGAGTTCTATACAAACAGAGTACAGGGAGTACTACTATAACTTGAGTGCCAATGCCGACAAGTTAAAAGACTTGGACCAGATACTATTAAACAGTTCATTGGGGGTAGAACATTTTATTAGAGAAGTAGCACAGATTTACGAGGCTCAATGTGTTGCAGCAAAGAATTGTATGGGGTACGAGAATTCATTATATCAAATCCCAGGAATAGCTGCCGACCTTTTTTTGGAAGGCACTCCATTGGAACTGATTGATGGAGATGTGTCCAACATTCCCTTACAGTGGATAACAGATGTCCTGACTGAGCTGGATAGGAAGACTGGAGGACAATGTGGGATGAGAGTGATAACTGTGCTGGGAGTGCAGAGTACTGGGAAGTCCACCCTCCTGAACACTATGTTTGGTCTACAGTTCCCAGTGGCCAGTGGACGATGCACACGAGGAGCCTTCATGACTCTAATTAAGGTAAAAGACAACTTCCAGGATGATATTGGCTGTGAATTTGTTCTGGTGATCGACACCGAAGGATTGAAAGCTCCGGAATTGTCTTCACTTGATGATGGTTATGAACATGACAATGAATTGGCCACACTAGTGGTTGGgttgagtgacatcaccatagtcAACATGGCTATGGAAAATACAGCAGAAATGAAAGATATTTTGCAGATCGTGGTCCATGCATTTCTAAGAATGAAAGAAGTTGGCAAGAAACCCAATTGTCAGTTTGTCCACCAGAACGTGAGTGATGTGTCCGCCCATGACAAGAATATGAGAGACAGGAAGAAACTTCTAGAACAATTAGATGAAATGACAAAAGTAGCATCAAGGatggaagaaaaaaatgttgaaaaattctCAGACGTCATGGACTATGAACCAGAGGAGCACAGCTGGTATGTTCCTGGACTTTGGCACGGAGTTCCTCCTATGGCTTCTGTCAATACAGGATACAGTGAGAATATCTTCGAACTAAGACGACACTTATTTGAAATTATGAGAAAGCAGCAACGATCAAGAAGCTCCCAGAAGATAACCGATTTCATAAAGTGGATAAAAAGCTTGTGGAACGCCGTAAAGTATGAAAATTTCATCTTCAGCTTTAGGAACAGTCTTGTGGCCGAGGCTTATAACCAACTCACAGTAAGATATTCAGAGCTAGAGTGGAAATTCCGTAAAGCAATGTACAGGTGGATGATTGAGGCTGAGAATGAAATATCAAACCAGTCGGCTTCCGAACTGGAGGCCGAAACGTGGTCTGGGATTAAAGACGACATGCAACAAGCACTGCAGCAAGAAGAGAAAGGCATGTTAGAAGAAATGGAGAAGTATTTTGAGAGTGGGAACAAGTATGTGCACCTGTTAGAGAGGTATAAGGAGGACTTCATGAAAAGTGTGTTGACTCTCAGAAATGAAATTGAATATAATTTAGAAATGAAGTGTGAGGAAGCAATCCGCATACAGAGAGGAAAGCACCAGATACAATTTGTTCAGAGCAGCTACTTGAAGATCATTGAAGAGAAGGCCACCAGCCTGCTGGACACCTGCAAGAGTATAAAAAGTCAACTGAGTAATGAAGAACTTGAGTCTGAGTTTGAAAAAATGTGGAGTGAGACCGTCTCAGGTTTACAACTCAGCAGCTTGAAAAAACACAATGTTAGCCGAGAGATGGTAGAACAACTGAGGAAGGACATGAGGCACAAAGCTGGATACATCAATGAGAAACTCAATGACATCCAAAGTGTGGATGGATATGGGCAGAATGGTCTAAGTCTGGACAAGAAATATGTTCAACTCAGCTACTATGAAAATATGCCAGAAACTACTCTTGCAAAATACTGGAATAAGGTGAGCGATCTCATGGCTTCCTTAAAAGACCAGTGCAGCCTTCATGTAACAGAGCAAGTGAACACAATGAAGGATTACCACCAGACATACAGCCAAGAGCTGCTGAACATCATAAATGAAAGACTCAACAAGAATGATATAAAAGGCCTCCACCTCACTCCACTCTTCGAGCTAGACCTGAAGCTTTACCTCCTGGGTCAAGCTGCCCCCTTGTTCCAGACCAAGCACAATGTTTTCTTCCAAGAGAACAACATGAGGTTCTATCTGGATAACCTGAAACCTCAATACTTCTCTATGTTTAGAAATGTTTACCAAGAAAAGGACGAATCTCTGCTCCGAGCTCAGCGGTTCTGTGAAGTCTGCCTGAAGCCATCGCTAACAGACTACATGTATAAAAACTTAGGGGGAGAAATTGTTAACGACATATTAACAAGTGGTGACTCCATCCAGTACAGCAGCAGAACCTTCTTCCAGTACACCCTCCTCAAGGAGCTCTTAGAAAACTCAGATTTCACCCAATACGTAAAGTACAACAATCATTATGAGACTTTCGTAAAGACTTGGATAGTAAAATACATAACTAAGAGATACAAGGAGTCCACCTCTCTGGAGTCCTTGAGATCAAATATCTTGGTCTCCATCACAAAAAAGATAAAACAAGTCCTCAAACACCCAAAAGTGACAGAAACAGCTAGCGTGTCGCAGTGTTTAAAGACCTTTTGTGCCATGCTGAAGAAGGACTTGGTCATAGCACAGAACGAGATGAAGGTCATTGCATTCCAGAATAACGCAAGCCCCATCAAGTTCACAGCAGATATCGAAACGTTCCTTGGGGAGGTGGAGAAAGAACTAATTACAGAAATCAAACATTTCACAGTTGACTATGTCCTCTCCAAGTCATTGGTGAAGCCTCAAGACGAGCTGTTCAAGAAGGTGTTTGGATGTGGAAAGCAATGTCCATTCTGTAAGGTCCCGTGTGAGGCCGGAGCGGCCAGTCACAAAGAGCACTTTGCCTCTGTGCATCGTCCCCAAGGGTTAGGAACGTACAGGTCCATAGAATCTAAAGTGCTGTCCCATTCCATATGTTCCACCGATGTGGTGAGTAACACAACCTTCCTAAACTCTGACACAGAATGGAAGCCTCGTCTTTTCAAAGAATATCGCAAATTTTACCCGGATTGGAGCATACAGCCTGACCCCACCATTGGGGCCTCGGATTACTGGAAATTTGTCTTTATGAAGTATAATAAACAGTTTTCAGATTATTATAATGCTAAGCCGGGTGAGCTGCCCGAGGAATGGTCTCTGATCACCAAAGAACAAGCACTCCAAAGCCTAAAGGACACCTTCAACATGAGGTGA